In the Streptomyces fradiae ATCC 10745 = DSM 40063 genome, GCTCGCCGCCTCCGACCGCGAACGCTGGAGCGATCAGGGCTGGTGGTGGTGGCCGGCGGTCATCGCCGCCCTCTCCCTCGTCGCCCTGCTCGCGCTGTGGTGGCTGCTCGCCCAGCCGAGCCGGCTCCGCCCCGGCACCCTGCCCGTCGGCGGCACACCGCCGCAGGAGGGCGTCGCACTGCGCGACCGCGCACTCGGCGACGCCATCGCGGCCGAGGCCGGCGCCCTGCCGGCCGTCGACCACGCGTCCGTACGCATCACCGGTCGGCCGACCCGCCACCGCGCCCGCGTCGCACTCGCCCTCACGCCCGAGGGCGCACCCGGCGCCGCCCTCGGCGCCCTCTGCGAAGGCCCCCTGGGCACCGCTCGGCGGTCCACCGGCCTCCCCGACCCGCCCACCGAGGTGCGCCTGCAGGTCACCCGCCACGGACCGACCCGCGTGGAGTGAGGAGGAGACCGGCCGCTTCAGCCCCCCGCGCCTCGCGGATCACCGCGGTCCGCGGCAGGGGCACTTCCCACCGAAGGAGGAATCATGCTCATCCTGGGCGTCATCCTGCTCGTCATCGGCCTCATCACCGGCGTATCCATCCTGTGGACCATCGGGCTCATCCTGGCGGTCATCGGGGCCGTCCTCTGGATCCTCGGCGCCACGGGACACGCCGTCGCCGGCCGACGCCACTACTGGTGATCGGCCCCCGGAGACCGGGGTCCCCGGACTCCGCAAGACCACGGCCGCCCGCCCGCGGACCACCGAACGGGAGCGGCGGCCGGGAGCGGCGGCCGGGAGCGGCGGCCGGGTCCGGGGGCGGACGGGCCCCGTCCGCCCCCGGACCGGGCCCGTCCGCGCGGTCCGGCCGCGCCGGCCCCTACAGCCCGCCCTCGGACATCCCGTGCACCGCGGGGACCGTCCCGAGCCGCCCCTTCTGGAAGTCCTCGAACGCCTGCTGGAGTTCGTCGCGCGTGTTCATGACGAACGGGCCGTAGTGGGCCATCGGCTCACGGATGGGCCGCCCGCCGAGGAGGACGACTTCGAGGTCCGGTGTGGAGGAGTCCTGGTTCTCGTCCGCGCGGACGGTCAGCGAGGACCCGGCCCCGAAGACGGCGGTCTGCCCGAGGCGGACCGGCCGGCGCTCGGTGCCGACGGTACCGCGCCCGGCGAGGACGTACGCGAGGCCGTTGAAGTCCTCGCGCCAGGGCAGCGTGACCTCCGCCCCCGGCGCCACCGTCGCGTGGACCATCGTGATCGGCGTGTGCGTGATGCCGGGGCCCGCGTGCCCGCCCAGCTCGCCGGCGATGACGCGCAGCAGCGCGCCCCCGTCGGGCGTGGTCAGCAGTTGGACGCTGCCGCCGCGGATGTCCTGGTAGCGCGGCGCCATCATCTTGTCCCTGGCGGGGAGGTTCACCCACAGCTGCAGACCGTGGAAGAGGCCGCCCGAGACGACCAGGTGCTCCGGCGGCGCCTCGATGTGCAGCAGGCCCGAGCCCGCCGTCATCCACTGGGTGTCCCCGTTGGTGATGGTGCCGCCACCGCCGTGGGAGTCCTGGTGGTCGAAGATCCCGTCGATGATGTAGGTGACGGTCTCGAAGCCCCGGTGCGGGTGCCACGGGGTCCCCTTCGGCTCTCCGGGCTGGTACTCCACCTCGCCCATCTGGTCCATCATGATGAACGGGTCGAGGTGGCGGTAGTTGATGCCCGCGAACGCGCGGCGGACCGGGAAGCCCTCCCCTTCGAAGCCGCTGGGCGCGGTGACCACGGTGAGGACCTTGCGGGCCCGGCTGTCGGCCGGTGCGGCGACGCGGGGCAGGGTGAGCGGGTTCTCGACGGTGACGGCGGGCATCGGAGCCTCCGGGTGGTGGGTCGGCGTACGGCCAGTTTAGTTGAACCGTGAACTTCTTGCCAGGGCAACGCGCCGCCCGGCTCGCGCATTCCCCACCCCGGCGGGCCCGCCCCACCCAGCGACCGACCCGCGCCGCCGCTCTCAGCGGCGCCCCGCCACGGTGCCCGCGACCAGCCGCACCAGCTCCACGTCCCACGTGGTGAGCAGCACCTCGGCGGGCACCCCGCCGCCACCCGCCGGGACGGCCGTGCACGACAGGGACGTACCGCCGCGCCCGCCGCCCGACACCGCCGACACGGGCCCGGCCAGCCGCGCGCCCGCCGACTCCGCACCGGTCCGGAGAACGGCGCCGGACCGGCTCAGGGTGAGGGTGCCCCGCCGCATGGCGGGGGCCTGCGCGCCCAGCCGGTAGCGGCAGCGCAACCGGACCGCCTCACCCCGCCGGAACGCGTCGACGCGGCGGGCGGAGAGGCGCCGGTCCAGGGCCTTCCCGCCGACCCACACCCCCAGGTCCGTCAGAAAGTGGGCGGCGAGTTCCAGCAGGAGCAGCATGGCGGCGGTCGGCCTCTCGTTCGGTGGATTCGGGTACGGGCGGGCAGGTGCCACGGGCCGGGCGGCCGTATGGGCGGCAGGGCGCACAGGGAGCGGTCGTACAGGAAGGGACGGACTCGGTACAGGCGGTACGGGTGGTACGGGTGGTACGGGTGGTACGGGCGGTACGGGCGGGTCCCGGTCAGCGGCTCTGCAGGGCGTCGAGCCCGACGGCCATGCAGAGCGCGAGCACGGGGTCGAGCTCCGGGTCCCGGACGTGCACGACGTACCGGTCGCGCAGCCCCCACAGCCGCTCGACCGTCAGGACGGGCTCGCCGTCGCGCACGAAGTCGAAGTGGTAGACGAACGGCATCGGCGGCACCGGCACGGGCAGGAACGTGTCGACGAGCTGCCACCCGCGCCGGGCGACGGCCACGGGGAGGCTGCGCTCCCGGCCCACGGCGGGCGGTCGACCCGGGGGACGAGGTGCCAGGTGGAGCGCAGCAGGGAGGCCCTGGCGTCCTTCCTGAAGAAGCCGAGCGGCCGCCCGTCCGGGCCGGTCACGTCGTACGCGGCGCTGAGGTCGAGCACCTTGAGCGCCTTGAACCCGCCGAGCCGCCGCGCCCGGTCCTCCCCGGACCAGAAGGTCAGCTCCTCCTTGAGGGCGAAGCGTTTCTGCTCGGCGAACGCCAGCACGTCCCCGCCGTCCGGCGCCGTGACGACGTACCGGTTGACGAGCGGGGCGATCCGCTGGGTCAGGAGATAGGCACCGAGCTGTTCCACACTCGAACAGTAGGCAGCGCCCGAGCCCCCTCCCCTCCGCCTCAGGGGGGATTGGGCCCCCCGCCGACCGGAGGGGGACAAACCGCCACCGGAGGGGTTGCGCTGCGGCGGCTCAGCGGTGCACAGCGGCGGCGCGGCGTTCGCGGCCGGGCCGCCGGGTCACCGGGTCACCGGGCGGCCGGGCCGCCGGAGGACGTGCGGCTAGCCGTACATGCGGCGCATCGCGAAGTCGACCATCTCCTCGACGGCCTTCGCGTCGAAGACGATCCGGTGGTCGCCCTCCATGTCCAGCACGAAGCCGTACCCGGTCGGGAGGAGGTCCAGGACCTCGGCGCCGGTGATCACGAAGTACTTCGACTCCTTGCCGGCGTAGCGGCGGAGCTGCTTCAGGGAGGTGAACATCGGGATGACCGGCTGCTGCGTGTTGTGCAGCGCGAGGAAGCCCGGATTGTCGCCGCGCGGGCAGTACACCTTCGACGTGGCGAAGATCTGCTGGAAGTCCTCGGCGGCGAGGGAGCCCGTGGTGAACGCGCGCACCGCGTCGGCGAGGGACGGCGGGGACGGCTCCGGGTACAGCGGCGGCTGCTGCTGCCCGTACCCCTGCTGGGGCGGGGCGTACTGCTGCTGGGCGCCCGGGTTCTGCTCGTAGCCGTACATGCACGCAAGGGTACTGAGTACGGGCCGCGCCCGTGACGCGTGCCCGGCGGTACGCGGACGCCTCCGGGGCCTACAGGGCGCTCGCCGCGATCAGCGCCGCCGTGGGCGCCAGGGTCGCCGCCGCTCCTACCGACCAGTACAGCCCGCCGCCGCCCTCGTCGCGGCGGCGCAGGGGCCGGTTCACGGCCCACCAGGCGAGCCCGGAGAGCACGACCACCGGCCCGGCCACGACGAACCACGGCCACACGCCGTCGTTCTCGGTCGGCTCCGCCTGCGTCCAACCCAGCGCGGCGAGCGGCCAGTTGGACAGCAGGTACCAGACCATCCAGATCGGTACGACCGCGGGAACGCCGAGCACCAGGTTCGTCCCCGCCCCCACCATCAGCCACTTTCGCATCGGTCCAGTCTGTCAGTGGCACGACCTACGCTCACCCGTATGAGCGCAGACATCTGGGCAGGGGTACGCGAACGGGTCCTCGCGCTGGCGAAGTCCCCCGGCGCCGCGGAGGTGTTCGGCTTCCCGCGCGGCGAACGGGTGCTGGAGGATCCGCTGACGGAGGCGGAGTTGGCCGACCTGGAGCGCTTCTGCGGGGTGCGGCTGCCGGAGGAGTACCGCGACTTCCTGCTGCACGTGGGCGCGGGCGGCGCGGGCCCGGCGTACGGGGTGTTCCCGGTCCGCCGGGGCGACGACGGGACCTGGGCGTGGCACGGCGACGGCGGGGACATGACGCTGGCGCGGCGCCTCGCGGAGCCGTTCGGGCAGCGGATGACCCCGGAGGAGGTCGAGGCCCTGCTGGCGGACCAGCCGGACGAGGAGTCCTACGAGGACATGGACGCCTTCGACCTGGCCTACGAGGCGTGGGAGAAGCGGCTCCTCGCCACCCTGTGGTCCTACGAGCACACGGCCGGCGCGATATGCCTCTGCGACCTCGGGTGCGCCCAGCGGCAGTGGCTGGCCGTCTCCGGCCCGGAGCGCGGCCGCATGTGGGACGACGCCCGCTGCGACCACATGGACCTGGAACCGCTCGGCGTCACCTTCGCCCGGTGGTACCTGGAGTGGCTGGAGGAGGCCGAACGCACGGCGGGAGCGGTCAGCCCTTCAGCGACTCGATGAACGGCGCCCACGCCCGCGCGGACACCACGACCACGCCCCCGTCCGGCACCTTGGAGTCCCGGACGGGCACGAAGCCGGGGAAATGGTCGGCGACTTCGAGGCAGTTGCCGCCAGAGCCGTTGCTGTGGCTGCTCTTCCGCCACGCGGCTGCGCCGAGGAAGCCCTCGGCCACCTGGACGCAGTCACCGCCCGACGCGTTGCTGTAGCTGCTACGCCGCCAGACGGCGGCACTCAGTTCAACGCTCCTGCTTGCCATTTCGGAAGTCCTCGGCCGCTGATTCGATCATGGCGAGGGACGCCTCCGGCGGTAGCGCGGCGGCCCTCAGCAGATCGTACGACCTTTGGTAGTCCGCCACGAGGGCCGGATCGTCGATCGTGTGCCCCGTGTGCAGCGACTCGGTGTAGACGAGCGGCGGAGCGTCGGTGAAGGTCATGATCATGGCACTGCCGACCATGAAAGGGTGCCCTCCAGCGCTCCACGGGAGGACCTGCGTAAAGACGCGTCGCCGCCTCACCAGATGGACGATGCAGTCGAGTTGCTCCGCCATACCCTGAGGCCGCAGCACTGGCTGACGCAGCAGGGACTCGTGCAGTACCACCCAGTACTGGGGCGTCTTGTGGTCGTCCTCGAAGAGGCATGCCCGTGACAGTCGCCCTTCGACCTTGCCCCTCGTCTCTTCCTCGGTCTCCAGAGGATGCGTGGCCCGCACCACGGCCCGGGCGTACGCCTCGGTCTGGAGCAGCCCCGGAAAGACCGTCGGGCACCACTCCTCGATGGTCAGCGCGTGCTTCTCCGCCTCCAGAATGCGCTCGAAGTACGCCGCGTGGCCCCGCCGTCGCGCCCGCCGCACGTCCTCGCAGCACCGTTCGAAGTAGCCGTCCGTGCCCAGCACCCGGTCCACGTGGCGGGCCAGGTCCGGCGGCATGCGGCGCTGGGCGCGCTCGATCTCGCTCAGGTAGGTCGCCCCGTAGAAGCTGCCCTCCACCAGTTGCTCCAGCGTGAGGCCCGCCCGCTCGCGCTGGAAGCGCAGCTCCTTGCCGTAGAAGCTCGGGACGCTCTCCGAGCCGTCGATCTCCACCCGCTGCCCTCGCGCCATCCGCGATCCCCTTTCACATCCGGCCTCGTGGTGCCGAAACGGCTTCCACGCTAGGCAGCCCCGCGCCAGAGTGTGACCAGTACGTCACAGCACGCACGGAAAGGGTGAAGGAATGACCATCGGATACGACGCGGAGGCCGACCGGGAGGCCCGCAGCACGGTGAACGAGCTGCGGATCGTCCTCGGGTCGCACGGGATCAAGCTGCCGTCACTCGGGAGGGACTACGGCGACCCGCCGCTGATCACGCTCGGGAACTGCAATCTCGCGACCGCCCGCGCCCTGGTGGACGTGTTGCGCAGGGCGTGAGGGAGGGGCGTGACGCGTCACAGTCGGGCGCCAGGGGTTGCCCTTATTACCCGTGGGTAGCATCATCGTAGCTACCAGCTGGTAGATGCACGAGGAACCTGCCTCCCGATCCCTTACGGAGCCGTCGCCATGGGGCACTACAAGTCGAATCTCCGCGACATCGAGTTCAACCTCTTCGAGGTCCTCGGGCGCGACAAGGTGTACGGCACCGGTCCGTTCGAGGAGATGGACGTCGAGACCGCCAAGAGCGTCCTGGACGAGCTGTGCCGTCTCGCGGAGAACGAGTTCGCCGACTCCTTCGCCGACGCGGACCGCAACCCGCCGGTCTTCGACCCGCAGACCAACACCGCTCCCGTACCGGAGTCCTTCAAGAAGTCCTACAAGGCGTTCATGGACTCCGAGTACTGGCGGCTCGGCCTGCCCGAGGAGATCGGCGGCACCACGTCGCCGCGCTCGCTGATCTGGGCGTACGCGGAGCTGATCCTCGGCTCGAACCCGGCCGTGTGGATGTACTCCTCCGGCCCCGCCTTCGCCGGCGTCCTCTTCGAAGAGGGCAACGAGGTCCAGAAGAAGATCGCCGAGATCGCCGTCGAGCGCCAGTGGGGCTCCACCATGGTGCTGACCGAGCCGGACGCGGGCTCCGACGTGGGCGCCGGCCGCACGAAGGCCGTCCAGCAGGAGGACGGCTCGTGGCACATCGAGGGCGTGAAGCGCTTCATCACCTCCGGTGAGCACGACATGTCGGAGAACATCCTCCACTACGTCCTCGCCCGCCCCGAGGGTGCCGGTCCGGGCACCAAGGGCCTGTCGCTCTTCCTCGTCCCGAAGTACCACTTCGACTGGGAGACCGGCGAGCTGGGCGAGCGCAACGGCGTCTACGCGACGAACGTCGAGCACAAGATGGGCCTCAAGGCGTCCAACACGTGCGAGATGACCTTCGGCGACCAGCACCCCGCCAAGGGCTGGCTCATCGGCGACAAGCACGACGGCATCCGCCAGATGTTCCGCATCATCGAGTTCGCCCGCATGATGGTCGGCACGAAGGCCATCGCCACCCTGTCGACGGGCTACCTCAACGCGCTGGAGTACGCCAAGGAGCGCGTG is a window encoding:
- a CDS encoding DUF6131 family protein, coding for MLILGVILLVIGLITGVSILWTIGLILAVIGAVLWILGATGHAVAGRRHYW
- a CDS encoding SseB family protein; translation: MYGYEQNPGAQQQYAPPQQGYGQQQPPLYPEPSPPSLADAVRAFTTGSLAAEDFQQIFATSKVYCPRGDNPGFLALHNTQQPVIPMFTSLKQLRRYAGKESKYFVITGAEVLDLLPTGYGFVLDMEGDHRIVFDAKAVEEMVDFAMRRMYG
- a CDS encoding pirin family protein, with the protein product MPAVTVENPLTLPRVAAPADSRARKVLTVVTAPSGFEGEGFPVRRAFAGINYRHLDPFIMMDQMGEVEYQPGEPKGTPWHPHRGFETVTYIIDGIFDHQDSHGGGGTITNGDTQWMTAGSGLLHIEAPPEHLVVSGGLFHGLQLWVNLPARDKMMAPRYQDIRGGSVQLLTTPDGGALLRVIAGELGGHAGPGITHTPITMVHATVAPGAEVTLPWREDFNGLAYVLAGRGTVGTERRPVRLGQTAVFGAGSSLTVRADENQDSSTPDLEVVLLGGRPIREPMAHYGPFVMNTRDELQQAFEDFQKGRLGTVPAVHGMSEGGL
- a CDS encoding SMI1/KNR4 family protein, translated to MSADIWAGVRERVLALAKSPGAAEVFGFPRGERVLEDPLTEAELADLERFCGVRLPEEYRDFLLHVGAGGAGPAYGVFPVRRGDDGTWAWHGDGGDMTLARRLAEPFGQRMTPEEVEALLADQPDEESYEDMDAFDLAYEAWEKRLLATLWSYEHTAGAICLCDLGCAQRQWLAVSGPERGRMWDDARCDHMDLEPLGVTFARWYLEWLEEAERTAGAVSPSATR
- a CDS encoding helix-turn-helix domain-containing protein; this translates as MARGQRVEIDGSESVPSFYGKELRFQRERAGLTLEQLVEGSFYGATYLSEIERAQRRMPPDLARHVDRVLGTDGYFERCCEDVRRARRRGHAAYFERILEAEKHALTIEEWCPTVFPGLLQTEAYARAVVRATHPLETEEETRGKVEGRLSRACLFEDDHKTPQYWVVLHESLLRQPVLRPQGMAEQLDCIVHLVRRRRVFTQVLPWSAGGHPFMVGSAMIMTFTDAPPLVYTESLHTGHTIDDPALVADYQRSYDLLRAAALPPEASLAMIESAAEDFRNGKQER
- a CDS encoding DUF397 domain-containing protein, whose amino-acid sequence is MASRSVELSAAVWRRSSYSNASGGDCVQVAEGFLGAAAWRKSSHSNGSGGNCLEVADHFPGFVPVRDSKVPDGGVVVVSARAWAPFIESLKG
- a CDS encoding acyl-CoA dehydrogenase, which gives rise to MGHYKSNLRDIEFNLFEVLGRDKVYGTGPFEEMDVETAKSVLDELCRLAENEFADSFADADRNPPVFDPQTNTAPVPESFKKSYKAFMDSEYWRLGLPEEIGGTTSPRSLIWAYAELILGSNPAVWMYSSGPAFAGVLFEEGNEVQKKIAEIAVERQWGSTMVLTEPDAGSDVGAGRTKAVQQEDGSWHIEGVKRFITSGEHDMSENILHYVLARPEGAGPGTKGLSLFLVPKYHFDWETGELGERNGVYATNVEHKMGLKASNTCEMTFGDQHPAKGWLIGDKHDGIRQMFRIIEFARMMVGTKAIATLSTGYLNALEYAKERVQGPDLANFMDKTAPKVTITHHPDVRRSLMTQKAYAEGMRALVMYTAAVQDAIQVKEAAGEDAKALHGLNDLLLPIVKGYGSEKSYEQLAQSLQTFGGSGYLQEYPVEQYIRDAKIDTLYEGTTAIQGQDYFFRKIVRDQGASLNTLSEEIKKFLAVGTGGDELAPAREALAKAAVDLEAIVGKMLTDLTATGEDVKNIYKVGLNTTRLLMASGDVVVGYLLLRGAAVAAEKLAAGASSKDVPFYQGKIAAAKFFAANVLPGVATERLIAEGVDNSLMELDEAAF